CAGAAGGCGGCGCGGGACCATAAAAGCTATTCCGTGCCGGAATAACTGGGCTACGATGAGCAGGATGGACCGACTGCTTGCCATGGAGATGTTCGTTCGCGTGGTGGAGACCGGCAGCTTCTCCAAGGCCGCACGCGAGTTCAACACCACCCAGCCCACCGTGACCAAGCAGGTCGCGGCCACCGAGGCCCGGTTGAAGGTGCGGCTGCTCAACCGCAACACGCGCGGCGTGAGCCTCACCGAGGCGGGATCGCTCTACTACGACAAGTGCAAGAACATCGTGCGCGAGGCGGAGGAGGCCGAGCACGTCGTGCGCCGTCGCGACTCCCAGGCCCAGGGCCTGCTGCGCATCGGCACCTCGGTCGCCTTCGGCCGGCGCGTGGTGGTGCCGCTGGCGCTGGAGTACATGGCGCGCCATCCGCAGGTGCAGGTGGACCTGAGCTTCGAGGACCGCTACGTGGACCTGATCGCGCAGGGCATCGACGTCGCGGTGCGGATGGGCAAGCTCGCCGATTCCTCGCTGGGCGCTCGCTTCCTCGGCATGAACCCGTGGGTGATCGTGGCGGCGCCGGCCTACCTGAAGAAGCACGGCACGCCGAAGCGCGCGCAGGACCTCAGCGCCCATGTCGCGCTGATCTACAGCAGCGTCGTGGGCGATGATGTCTGGCGCATGCGCACGCCCAAGGGTGAGCCGGTGACGGTGCCGGTCACCGGCCGCCTGCGCTCCAACAACCTCTCTGCGGTGCTGGCCGCGGCGCGCGAGGGGCTGGGCATCGCGCTGATGCCGCGCTACGTGGCGAGCGACTCGCTGGCGGCGGGGCGGGTGATGGAGGTGCTGCCGGGCCATGCGCTGCCGGAGCAGGAAATCCATGCGGTCTTTCCGTCGCCGAAGCTGGTGCCGGGAAAGGTGTCGGGCTTCGTGGCCTTCTTGCAGGGGCGCTTCGGCGAGGGGTGGTGGCAGGGCTGATCCGCGGGGGCCGTCGGTCGGTCACGCGGATCGTCGCCGAGGCAACGGACTGGTGATGCCGTCAGGCCGCGGCGAGCGCCCGCTGCTGCTCATCCAGCCTGAACACGCCCACCACCTCCGACAGCTTGCCCGCCTGGTCCTGCAGCGAGCTTGCCGCGGCCGCCGCCTCTTCCACCAGCGCCGCGTTCTGCTGCGTCACCTGGTCCATCTGCGTGATCGCCTGGTTGATCTGCTCGATGCCCTGCGTCTGCTCGTGGCTCGCCGCGCTGATCTCGCCCACGATGTCGGTCACGCGGCGGATGCTGCCGACGATTTCTTCCATCGTCTTGCCGGCTTCGCCCACCAGCGCGGTGCCGGCGTCGACCTTGCCCACCGAGTCGTCGATCAGGCCCTTGATTTCCTTGGCGGCTGCAGCCGAGCGCTGCGCGAGGTTGCGCACCTCGGACGCCACCACCGCGAAGCCCCGGCCCTGCTCGCCGGCCCGCGCCGCTTCCACCGCAGCGTTGAGCGCGAGGATGTTGGTCTGGAAGGCGATGCCGTCGATCACGCCGATGATGTCCACGATCTTCTTGGACGAGGCGTGGATCGAGGCCATGGTGTCCACCACCTGGCCGACCACGCTCCCGCCCTTCACCGCCACTTCGGAGGCCGAGAGCGCCAGTTGGTTCGCCTGCCGCGCGTTGTCCGCGTTCTGCTTGACGGTGGAGGTCAGCTCTTCCATCGACGCGGCCGTCTGTTCCAGCGAACTGGCCTGCTCCTCGGTGCGCGACGAGAGATCCTGATTGCCAACGGCAATCTGCGTGCTGCCCGACGAGACATTGACCACCACGCCCTGCACCTGCTGCAGCGCGTGCTGCAGCGCGCCCCGCATGCGGTCGATGGCCTGCAGCAGCCGGCCGGTCTCATCACCGGCATAGCGGGCCTGCGGCCGGCCGCTCAGGTCCATGTCGGCGATGGCGCCGGCGGCGCTTTGCGCCAGGCGCAGCGGGCGCGTGATGCTGCGCGCCAGGTACCAGGCCAGCATCGTGCCGACGACGAGCGACAGCGCGGAGCAGACGACCAGCATCATCGTGGTCTGGACCCGCAGGGCCTCCGCGCGCTGTGCCGCGGCGTCGAGGCCGGCGCGCTGCAGATCGACCATCTGCTTCACGCCCGCGAGGTAGGCGACCGAGGTCGGCTCGAAGCGCGCATCGAAGACCCGGCCCGCGCCCTCGAGGTCGCCGGCCAGCTTGAGGCGGCTCACCTCCTCGCGCGCGGCCAGGTAGCCTTTGCGCAGCTCGCCGACCTTCTCGAACAACTCGCGCTCCTCGGGCGCGGTCATCTGCGACTCGATGAACTTCTGCAGCTCGTTGGTGTCCTTGATGGCCGCTGCAGTGTGCGGCGCGAAGTAGGCGATCAGCGCGGTGTCGCTGCTCTTGGCGATGGCCGCGGCGCGCTGCACGCCCGAGGTGGTGTGGCGCAGCCAGTCGGACGCGGCGCGCTCGGTCTTGACCTTCTGTTCGGTCATTTGGGTGATCTCCCCGCCCAGCTGCTGCAGCTTGAGCGCCGAGACTGCGCTGCTGGCCAGGAAGAGGGCGAGGATGAGGCCGAGCACGATGGCCAGGCGCTTGCCGATGGAAAGATTGTCTAGTAGCACGATGAACTCCGGGCGAATGGGGGAAGCGATGAATGCGGCAGCGCCGGAACGCCTCGCCGCCCCGGCGGGGAACGCGAAGGTCCTCGGCCGAAGCCCCGTAGAGCTCTATCGGCAGCCCGGGCTGGAACTTGAGGAGTACCGGCCGGGCGATGTGCCCGCCGATGTCGCCGCTGCGTTACCGACCCACGGCGTCGAAGCCGCTGCGCACAGCAGGAAGTCGCGGGTTCGGCACACAATCGCAGGCGCACAGTGCGCAGGAGATTTCCTCATGAATCCATCGATGCCGCCTGCTCCGCCGCGCCCGCCCGGGAGCCAGTCAGAGAAGGCACCGCCGGTGCCAGCGGGCGCACCCCTGACGCCCGAATGGCTGCGATGGGCCGCTGAACAGTTGCTGCGCGGCTGCACGCCGGAATCGGTCCTGGCCTCCATGATCGCTGCCGGCCTCGACCCGCAAGCCAGCGCGGAGCTGATTGAACTGGTGCCCGGCAACGCCGTCTACGTCGCGGCCGAGGGCCGGGCGCAGCAACTGCGCAAGCTCGAGTCCACGCTGGCCAACCTGCAGCTGCTCTGGGAGATCGACCCGATGTACAGCATCGTGGACAAGCGCGTGTCGGTCAGCGAGGAGGAGTTCATCGAGCGCTATGTGCGAGGCTGCCGGCCGCTGGTGCTCACGGGCCATACGCGGGACTGGCCTGCGATGCAGCGATGGTCGCCAGACTATCTGAAAGAGCGCTTCGGCCATCTCGATGTCGAGGTCCAGGCCGAACGCCAGGCGAATCCACGCTACGAGGAAGACAAGGCGTCGCACCGGCGGAACGTTCGCCTGGGCGATTTCGTCGACCAGGTGCTGGGCGGCGGCGAAACCAACGACTACTACCTCACCGCCAACAACGAAGCATTGCGGCGGCCCGACTTCGCTCCTCTGCTGGAGGACATCGGCAGCCTGCCGCCGTGTTGCATTCGCGCGGAACTGGCCGAGCGGTCGTCCTTCTGGTTCGGGCCGGCCGGCACCGTGACCCCCTTGCACCACGACACGCTGATGCTGTTCCACACGCAGGTTGTCGGGCGCAAGCGCTGGCGCCTCATCTCGCCCTTGCAGGGGCCACGCCTGTACAACACGAACGGGGTCTTCAGCCCCATCGACCTGGACGCGGTCGACCTGAGGCAGTTTCCCCTGTTCGCAGGCGTGCGCGTACTTGAAGTCGTGGTCTGGCCGGGCGAGACGATGTTCCTGCCGCTGGCCTGGTGGCATCAGGTGCGTGCGCTGGACGTCAGCGTGTCCTTCTCGTACTCGAACCTGGCCCTGCCGATTCCGAACCTCTTCACCTACTTCGATCCGGTGCCGCGTGCCGTCCCGGATGCTTGATGGAGAGCGCGCCCTGCGGCTGGCGCAGGGCGCACGCTTCGACCTCTGAAGGCCTGGCTCAGGCAACGCGGCACGATTTGACGACAAAGGGCGCCGGGTCGGTGCCGAAAAACGCGTTGGTGCAAGGGACCGTCCCATTGACCGTCTTCTGCACCCAGCGCGTGTCGGCGCCATACCGCACCACGGTCGGCGCCGACACGGTGAAGCTTTGTCCCTCGTTGGCCAGGAATGCGCCCGAGGGCGGCGGCGCTGGGACGGGAGCAGGCGCTGGGGCAGGTGCAGGCGCTGGGGCAGGTGCAGGTGCTGGGGCGGGTGCAGGCGCTGGGGCAGGTGCGGGTGCGGGTGCGGGTGCGGGCGCTGGTGCAGGTGCTGGTGCAGGCGCTGGTGCTGGTGCTGGTGCTGGTGCTGGTGCTGGTGCGGACGCCAGCCTGCAGGACTTCACCACGAACGGTGCCGGGTCGGTGCCGAAGTAGGCATTGGTGCAGGGTACCGTGCCGCTAACCGTCTTCTGCACCCAGCGTGTGTCAGCGCCGTAGGCCACCAGGGTCGGACTCGACACCGTAAAGGTGCCCCCTTCGACGGCCAGCATCGCTCCGGACGGCGGCGGCGCAGGTGCAGGTGCAGGTGCAGGCGCAGGTGCAGGTGCCGGTGCCGGTGCCGGTGCCGGTGCCGGTGCCGGTGCCGGTGCCGGTGCAGGTGCAGGTGCAGGGGCCGGTGCAGGTGCAGGTGCAGGTGCAGGTGCAGGGGCCGGTGCAGGGGCAGGCGCAGGTGCGGGCGCAGGGGCAGGCGCAGGGGCAGGCGCAGGGGCAGGCGCGGGTGCGGGCGCAGGGGCAGGCGCGGGTGCGGGCGCAGGGGCAGGGGCAGGCGCAGGTGCGGGTGCAGGCGCGGTCGCCAGCCTGCAGGACTTCACCACGAAGGGCGCCGGGTCGGTGCCGAAGAACTCGTTGGTACATGGCACCGTGCCGACTACCGCCTTCTGTACCCAGCGCGTGTCGGCGCCATAGGCCACCAGGGTCGAGCTCGACACCGTGAAGGTGCCGCCTTCGACGGCCAGCGTCGCGCCGGACGGTACAGGTGCGGGTGCAGGAGCCGGTGCGGGTGCGGGTGCGGGTGCGGGCGCCGGCGCCGGCGCCGGCGCCGGCGCAGGCGGTGCCGCAGTCCCCGTGTCCGCCACGCAGGACTTGGTCACACCCGGCGCGGGATCGGTGCCGAAGAAGGTTGTGTTGCAGGTGCCTGTACCCGTCACGACCTTGTCGACCCAGCGCGAGTCGACGCCGTAGCTGACCACGGTCGAGCTCGTCGTGCTGAAGGCAGCGCCTTGCGCGGCCACGGTGCGGTCGGCAGTCGTTACCTGGCTGCCCGCCGTCACGCCGCCGGCCTTGGGCGCCAGCACATGGCAAGTCTTGGCGACGTTCGGCGCCGGATTCATCCCGAAGAACTCGCTCCTGCAGCTCACGTTGCCCGTGACCGTCTTGTGGGCCCAGTTGCCGCCCTGCCCGAACTGCACGACGGTGGAAGCCGGCAGCGTGAAGGTGTGGCCCTGGTCGGCCACCTTCGTCCAGCCGCCCTGCACCTTCAGGATCTTCGCGACGGAGGGCACGCCGGCGCTGTCGATCGCGAACAGCATGTAGTAGCCGGCGGGCAGGATGTTCGGGCTCTCGTTGAGGGTGATGTTGACCGTCGAGCTCCCGGCGGCCTGGGTGAAGGGAAGGTTGAGAAAGCGTTGGCCGAAGTCGGTCGAATGCGTCACCGCGCCGGTGCGCACCAGCGTGACGCGCTGGATCGACAGCGGCGACACGACGCTGATCTGGAAGTCGCTGCCGAGGGTCAGCTGGGCCGGGGCCGTGTTGATGATCGGGCGCGCCGCGCGCTGGCCGCTGCTGTCGAACAGGTAGGGCGGCGAATAGATCTCGGCGTTGAGGTTCAGCACCGGCCCGGGCGAGCCGCCGCCGACAGAGAGCACCGTGGCATCGGGCAGCA
Above is a window of Variovorax sp. RA8 DNA encoding:
- a CDS encoding LysR family transcriptional regulator — translated: MDRLLAMEMFVRVVETGSFSKAAREFNTTQPTVTKQVAATEARLKVRLLNRNTRGVSLTEAGSLYYDKCKNIVREAEEAEHVVRRRDSQAQGLLRIGTSVAFGRRVVVPLALEYMARHPQVQVDLSFEDRYVDLIAQGIDVAVRMGKLADSSLGARFLGMNPWVIVAAPAYLKKHGTPKRAQDLSAHVALIYSSVVGDDVWRMRTPKGEPVTVPVTGRLRSNNLSAVLAAAREGLGIALMPRYVASDSLAAGRVMEVLPGHALPEQEIHAVFPSPKLVPGKVSGFVAFLQGRFGEGWWQG
- a CDS encoding methyl-accepting chemotaxis protein, coding for MLLDNLSIGKRLAIVLGLILALFLASSAVSALKLQQLGGEITQMTEQKVKTERAASDWLRHTTSGVQRAAAIAKSSDTALIAYFAPHTAAAIKDTNELQKFIESQMTAPEERELFEKVGELRKGYLAAREEVSRLKLAGDLEGAGRVFDARFEPTSVAYLAGVKQMVDLQRAGLDAAAQRAEALRVQTTMMLVVCSALSLVVGTMLAWYLARSITRPLRLAQSAAGAIADMDLSGRPQARYAGDETGRLLQAIDRMRGALQHALQQVQGVVVNVSSGSTQIAVGNQDLSSRTEEQASSLEQTAASMEELTSTVKQNADNARQANQLALSASEVAVKGGSVVGQVVDTMASIHASSKKIVDIIGVIDGIAFQTNILALNAAVEAARAGEQGRGFAVVASEVRNLAQRSAAAAKEIKGLIDDSVGKVDAGTALVGEAGKTMEEIVGSIRRVTDIVGEISAASHEQTQGIEQINQAITQMDQVTQQNAALVEEAAAAASSLQDQAGKLSEVVGVFRLDEQQRALAAA
- a CDS encoding cupin-like domain-containing protein, with protein sequence MNPSMPPAPPRPPGSQSEKAPPVPAGAPLTPEWLRWAAEQLLRGCTPESVLASMIAAGLDPQASAELIELVPGNAVYVAAEGRAQQLRKLESTLANLQLLWEIDPMYSIVDKRVSVSEEEFIERYVRGCRPLVLTGHTRDWPAMQRWSPDYLKERFGHLDVEVQAERQANPRYEEDKASHRRNVRLGDFVDQVLGGGETNDYYLTANNEALRRPDFAPLLEDIGSLPPCCIRAELAERSSFWFGPAGTVTPLHHDTLMLFHTQVVGRKRWRLISPLQGPRLYNTNGVFSPIDLDAVDLRQFPLFAGVRVLEVVVWPGETMFLPLAWWHQVRALDVSVSFSYSNLALPIPNLFTYFDPVPRAVPDA
- a CDS encoding galactose oxidase early set domain-containing protein, with the translated sequence MAPTVAAAAASMADPSSPATTTDADAKTSLVRARKAVKTPEDIARQRELERDRPAPVDRGPGVAGPPTTTTSAITSAAAAAAADAVAPDTGGQWAAPITWPINAIHAVLTPDGKVMSYGTDPSGAQGAQLYYDVWTPTTNAHSLLQHSVRTDLFCTAQTVLPAGQVLMAGGDTRGITPNQVNGGVADVNFYDPASSTITAGPPMAYARWYGTAVPLADGRALMLAGIDGGGAGSGVPEIYTPGQGWRTLSAIPNWPGDWFYPRAVLAPNGRVVVASSNQMFSINTEAPTMGPIGTLPKFLNWVLPWAMFDRGKMLMVADDGSAVVVDINGRTPVVSTVAGPGPNREWGTATVLADGKVLVTGGSAQDNELVDTAFTALLWNPATGQWTTGNAAQKARLYHSTAMLLPDATVLSVGGGSPGPVLNLNAEIYSPPYLFDSSGQRAARPIINTAPAQLTLGSDFQISVVSPLSIQRVTLVRTGAVTHSTDFGQRFLNLPFTQAAGSSTVNITLNESPNILPAGYYMLFAIDSAGVPSVAKILKVQGGWTKVADQGHTFTLPASTVVQFGQGGNWAHKTVTGNVSCRSEFFGMNPAPNVAKTCHVLAPKAGGVTAGSQVTTADRTVAAQGAAFSTTSSTVVSYGVDSRWVDKVVTGTGTCNTTFFGTDPAPGVTKSCVADTGTAAPPAPAPAPAPAPAPAPAPAPAPAPAPVPSGATLAVEGGTFTVSSSTLVAYGADTRWVQKAVVGTVPCTNEFFGTDPAPFVVKSCRLATAPAPAPAPAPAPAPAPAPAPAPAPAPAPAPAPAPAPAPAPAPAPAPAPAPAPAPAPAPAPAPAPAPAPAPAPAPAPAPAPAPAPAPAPAPAPAPPPSGAMLAVEGGTFTVSSPTLVAYGADTRWVQKTVSGTVPCTNAYFGTDPAPFVVKSCRLASAPAPAPAPAPAPAPAPAPAPAPAPAPAPAPAPAPAPAPAPAPAPAPAPAPAPAPVPAPPPSGAFLANEGQSFTVSAPTVVRYGADTRWVQKTVNGTVPCTNAFFGTDPAPFVVKSCRVA